From a single Solanum dulcamara chromosome 4, daSolDulc1.2, whole genome shotgun sequence genomic region:
- the LOC129886350 gene encoding myosin-binding protein 1-like isoform X2 → MDVKGTFIKGKIKGPISITSALTSAFLEWLLMIFLFIDGGFAYLVTKFAQYCQLQVPCLLCSRLDHVLGKERAGFYWELICPNHKYKISSLVLCHNHNNLVDVHGMCESCLFSFATVNKSNAETYRLLVGKLGAESHLTDEDPLLEEKTRSSSGVRKCYCCKEECVSRGYSQKLFKITSSCADAVELDAPLSVTNVQERGDTKEIENETSTSVSVPLPHLEYKKLKVISDSGSEAGHSDTDSARPLIRARDYSIDNLSDRCLHPEPQIFTVTDDFATEKLIHSASVPEPSLLIPEIDLKPRDFSSIATSAAVVGLGSEEINWQQAEQKTDASVPSDLITFDEVNPLCNVKENLVDVARETCETGYQVVEDSGEVSRSKSDEIPKSETELDSKPEPNEISLCSDDAFDLGDAYKLAVGNKGRQLSGKFLEQRSFKDSTRMSEDLKVLLTQLSAARGTDSILSEMSPRVSVNGEEIRPFEPSSSIGMQILHQRISLERNESGLSLEGSAVSEIEGESLSDRLKRQVEYDRKLMSALYRELEEERSASSVAANQAMAMITRLQEEKAALHMEALQCLRMMEEQAEYDNEALQNANDLLAQKEKEIQDLETKLELYKKKLGNMALFEDALEASYDSIKAKQANTVYSDDSSTVPGDVIARNPTGRSRSGEVLTPSGVDKIDNRSPLLDFESEREQLMFCLNKLEERLHLLSKHEASQDFANVNCEFSTEEWVEVGNPKELDHRESSRSNGEVEENVPLESITDTSLSGEEGSTCKFPESLQKGRDENKSGQCTNGDSEFEGLKNELSVLSSRLEALGIEHSFLDHSINSLRNGNEGHQFIEEIAGHLRQLHFILDRSSGELAHK, encoded by the exons ATGGACGTGAAGGGGACCtttattaaaggaaaaattaaaggTCCTATTAGTATAACATCAGCTTTAACTTCAGCATTTCTTGAATGGTTGCTCATGATTTTTCTGTTTATTGACGGTGGTTTTGCCTACTTAGTCACAAAGTTTGCTCAGTATTGCCAATTGCAAGTTCCATGTTTGCTTTGCTCGAGGCTGGATCATGTTCTTGGCAAGGAAAGAGCTGGATTTTACTGGGAATTAATCTGCCCCAATCATAAGTATAAGATATCTTCGTTAGTTCTTTGTCATAATCACAATAACCTTGTTGATGTTCATGGGATGTGTGAGAGTTGCCTTTTCTCGTTTGCCACCGTAAATAAGTCGAATGCTGAAACCTACCGATTGCTGGTTGGAAAACTGGGGGCAGAGTCTCACCTAACTGATGAGGATCCTTTACTCGAGGAGAAAACAAGGAGTTCATCAGGAGTAAGAAAATGTTATTGTTGTAAGGAGGAATGTGTTTCCAGAGGATATTCACAAAAATTGTTCAAGATTACATCTTCTTGTGCTGATGCAGTTGAACTCGATGCACCTTTATCTGTGACTAATGTACAAGAGAGGGGTGACACCAAGGAGATTGAAAACGAGACATCGACATCAGTCTCTGTTCccttgcctcatttggagtacAAAAAGCTAAAGGTTATATCTGATTCTGGATCGGAAGCTGGACATTCGGATACTGATAGTGCTAGGCCTCTAATCCGTGCAAGGGACTATTCTATAGACAACTTATCTGATAGATGCTTGCATCCGGAACCTCAGATTTTTACCGTCACTGATGACTTTGCTACCGAGAAACTAATACATTCGGCTTCAGTGCCTGAACCATCACTTCTTATTCCAGAAATAGACTTAAAGCCTAGAGATTTTTCATCTATTGCAACCTCGGCTGCAGTTGTTGGGCTTGGATCAGAGGAAATTAACTGGCAGCAAGCTGAACAGAAGACTGATGCATCTGTCCCATCTGATCTCATAACTTTCGATGAAGTCAATCCGTTGTGCAATGTCAAGGAAAATCTTGTTGATGTTGCTAGAGAGACCT GTGAGACGGGCTACCAAGTTGTCGAAGATTCTGGGGAAGTCTCCAGGTCTAAAAGTGATGAGATCCCAAAGAGTGAAACAGAATTGGATTCTAAACCCGAGCCAAATGAGATTAGTTTATGTTCAGATGATGCTTTTGATCTAGGCGATGCTTATAAGCTGGCCGTTGGAAATAAAGGGAGGCAATTATCCGGAAAGTTTTTGGAGCAGAGGTCATTCAAGGATTCTACACGAATGAGTGAAGATCTAAAGGTCCTACTTACACAACTGTCTGCTGCTCGTGGTACCGATTCTATATTGAGTGAGATGAGCCCGAGGGTGTCTGTAAATGGTGAGGAAATTAGACCTTTTGAACCTTCTAGCTCTATTGGAATGCAGATACTTCATCAAAGGATCTCGCTTGAGAGAAATGAATCTGGTTTATCTCTGGAGGGAAGCGCCGTGAGTGAAATTGAAGGTGAGAGTTTGTCTGATCGTTTGAAACGACAGGTGGAGTATGATAGAAAATTAATGTCTGCTCTCTATAGAGAGTTGGAGGAAGAGAGAAGTGCATCCTCAGTTGCTGCAAATCAGGCGATGGCAATGATTACAAGATTGCAGGAGGAGAAGGCAGCACTACACATGGAAGCTTTGCAGTGCCTAAGAATGATGGAAGAACAAGCTGAATATGACAACGAAGCACTGCAGAATGCAAATGATCTTCTTGCGCAGAAGGAGAAAGAGATTCAAGATTTAGAAACTAAACTTGAACTTTACAAGAAGAAACTTGGGAATATGGCTCTCTTTGAGGATGCACTCGAGGCAAGTTATGATTCAATTAAAGCTAAGCAAGCTAATACAGTGTACAGTGATGACAGTTCGACTGTTCCTGGTGACGTAATTGCTCGTAATCCCACAGGCAGAAGTAGAAGTGGTGAGGTCTTGACACCATCGGGAGTGGATAAAATAGATAATAGGAGCCCCTTGCTTGATTTTGAAAGTGAAAGGGAGCAACTTATGTTTTGCTTGAACAAATTGGAAGAAAGGCTCCATTTGCTCTCTAAGCATGAGGCTAGTCAAGACTTTGCTAATGTTAACTGCGAGTTTTCAACAGAAGAATGGGTTGAAGTAGGTAATCCGAAAGAATTGGACCATAGGGAGTCTTCTAGAAGTAATGGTGAAGTAGAGGAAAATGTTCCCCTAGAGTCAATCACAGACACAAGCCTTTCTGGTGAAGAAGGATCTACTTGCAAGTTTCCAGAATCACTGCAGAAAGGAAGGGATGAGAACAAATCCGGGCAGTGCACTAATGGAGATTCTGAGTTTGAGGGTCTGAAAAATGAGTTATCAGTTTTAAGCAGCAGACTGGAAGCACTTGGTATAGAACATAGCTTTCTTGATCATTCCATCAACTCATTGAGGAATGGAAACGAGGGACATCAATTCATTGAGGAGATAGCTGGTCACTTGCGGCAGTTGCATTTTATTTTGGATAGATCAAGTGGTGAACTTGCGCATAAATAA
- the LOC129886350 gene encoding myosin-binding protein 1-like isoform X1: MHMKSVCVFLTYHFTVSFQGSSQISLCVSFKFFSCVQLLFYHCTNMDVKGTFIKGKIKGPISITSALTSAFLEWLLMIFLFIDGGFAYLVTKFAQYCQLQVPCLLCSRLDHVLGKERAGFYWELICPNHKYKISSLVLCHNHNNLVDVHGMCESCLFSFATVNKSNAETYRLLVGKLGAESHLTDEDPLLEEKTRSSSGVRKCYCCKEECVSRGYSQKLFKITSSCADAVELDAPLSVTNVQERGDTKEIENETSTSVSVPLPHLEYKKLKVISDSGSEAGHSDTDSARPLIRARDYSIDNLSDRCLHPEPQIFTVTDDFATEKLIHSASVPEPSLLIPEIDLKPRDFSSIATSAAVVGLGSEEINWQQAEQKTDASVPSDLITFDEVNPLCNVKENLVDVARETCETGYQVVEDSGEVSRSKSDEIPKSETELDSKPEPNEISLCSDDAFDLGDAYKLAVGNKGRQLSGKFLEQRSFKDSTRMSEDLKVLLTQLSAARGTDSILSEMSPRVSVNGEEIRPFEPSSSIGMQILHQRISLERNESGLSLEGSAVSEIEGESLSDRLKRQVEYDRKLMSALYRELEEERSASSVAANQAMAMITRLQEEKAALHMEALQCLRMMEEQAEYDNEALQNANDLLAQKEKEIQDLETKLELYKKKLGNMALFEDALEASYDSIKAKQANTVYSDDSSTVPGDVIARNPTGRSRSGEVLTPSGVDKIDNRSPLLDFESEREQLMFCLNKLEERLHLLSKHEASQDFANVNCEFSTEEWVEVGNPKELDHRESSRSNGEVEENVPLESITDTSLSGEEGSTCKFPESLQKGRDENKSGQCTNGDSEFEGLKNELSVLSSRLEALGIEHSFLDHSINSLRNGNEGHQFIEEIAGHLRQLHFILDRSSGELAHK; the protein is encoded by the exons ATGCATATGAAGTCTGTTTGTGTTTTCTTGACATATCATTTTACTGTTTCATTTCAGGGTTCATCACAGATTTCGTTGTGCGTAAGTTTCAAATTTTTTAGCTGTGTTCAATTATTATTCTACCATTGCACAAATATGGACGTGAAGGGGACCtttattaaaggaaaaattaaaggTCCTATTAGTATAACATCAGCTTTAACTTCAGCATTTCTTGAATGGTTGCTCATGATTTTTCTGTTTATTGACGGTGGTTTTGCCTACTTAGTCACAAAGTTTGCTCAGTATTGCCAATTGCAAGTTCCATGTTTGCTTTGCTCGAGGCTGGATCATGTTCTTGGCAAGGAAAGAGCTGGATTTTACTGGGAATTAATCTGCCCCAATCATAAGTATAAGATATCTTCGTTAGTTCTTTGTCATAATCACAATAACCTTGTTGATGTTCATGGGATGTGTGAGAGTTGCCTTTTCTCGTTTGCCACCGTAAATAAGTCGAATGCTGAAACCTACCGATTGCTGGTTGGAAAACTGGGGGCAGAGTCTCACCTAACTGATGAGGATCCTTTACTCGAGGAGAAAACAAGGAGTTCATCAGGAGTAAGAAAATGTTATTGTTGTAAGGAGGAATGTGTTTCCAGAGGATATTCACAAAAATTGTTCAAGATTACATCTTCTTGTGCTGATGCAGTTGAACTCGATGCACCTTTATCTGTGACTAATGTACAAGAGAGGGGTGACACCAAGGAGATTGAAAACGAGACATCGACATCAGTCTCTGTTCccttgcctcatttggagtacAAAAAGCTAAAGGTTATATCTGATTCTGGATCGGAAGCTGGACATTCGGATACTGATAGTGCTAGGCCTCTAATCCGTGCAAGGGACTATTCTATAGACAACTTATCTGATAGATGCTTGCATCCGGAACCTCAGATTTTTACCGTCACTGATGACTTTGCTACCGAGAAACTAATACATTCGGCTTCAGTGCCTGAACCATCACTTCTTATTCCAGAAATAGACTTAAAGCCTAGAGATTTTTCATCTATTGCAACCTCGGCTGCAGTTGTTGGGCTTGGATCAGAGGAAATTAACTGGCAGCAAGCTGAACAGAAGACTGATGCATCTGTCCCATCTGATCTCATAACTTTCGATGAAGTCAATCCGTTGTGCAATGTCAAGGAAAATCTTGTTGATGTTGCTAGAGAGACCT GTGAGACGGGCTACCAAGTTGTCGAAGATTCTGGGGAAGTCTCCAGGTCTAAAAGTGATGAGATCCCAAAGAGTGAAACAGAATTGGATTCTAAACCCGAGCCAAATGAGATTAGTTTATGTTCAGATGATGCTTTTGATCTAGGCGATGCTTATAAGCTGGCCGTTGGAAATAAAGGGAGGCAATTATCCGGAAAGTTTTTGGAGCAGAGGTCATTCAAGGATTCTACACGAATGAGTGAAGATCTAAAGGTCCTACTTACACAACTGTCTGCTGCTCGTGGTACCGATTCTATATTGAGTGAGATGAGCCCGAGGGTGTCTGTAAATGGTGAGGAAATTAGACCTTTTGAACCTTCTAGCTCTATTGGAATGCAGATACTTCATCAAAGGATCTCGCTTGAGAGAAATGAATCTGGTTTATCTCTGGAGGGAAGCGCCGTGAGTGAAATTGAAGGTGAGAGTTTGTCTGATCGTTTGAAACGACAGGTGGAGTATGATAGAAAATTAATGTCTGCTCTCTATAGAGAGTTGGAGGAAGAGAGAAGTGCATCCTCAGTTGCTGCAAATCAGGCGATGGCAATGATTACAAGATTGCAGGAGGAGAAGGCAGCACTACACATGGAAGCTTTGCAGTGCCTAAGAATGATGGAAGAACAAGCTGAATATGACAACGAAGCACTGCAGAATGCAAATGATCTTCTTGCGCAGAAGGAGAAAGAGATTCAAGATTTAGAAACTAAACTTGAACTTTACAAGAAGAAACTTGGGAATATGGCTCTCTTTGAGGATGCACTCGAGGCAAGTTATGATTCAATTAAAGCTAAGCAAGCTAATACAGTGTACAGTGATGACAGTTCGACTGTTCCTGGTGACGTAATTGCTCGTAATCCCACAGGCAGAAGTAGAAGTGGTGAGGTCTTGACACCATCGGGAGTGGATAAAATAGATAATAGGAGCCCCTTGCTTGATTTTGAAAGTGAAAGGGAGCAACTTATGTTTTGCTTGAACAAATTGGAAGAAAGGCTCCATTTGCTCTCTAAGCATGAGGCTAGTCAAGACTTTGCTAATGTTAACTGCGAGTTTTCAACAGAAGAATGGGTTGAAGTAGGTAATCCGAAAGAATTGGACCATAGGGAGTCTTCTAGAAGTAATGGTGAAGTAGAGGAAAATGTTCCCCTAGAGTCAATCACAGACACAAGCCTTTCTGGTGAAGAAGGATCTACTTGCAAGTTTCCAGAATCACTGCAGAAAGGAAGGGATGAGAACAAATCCGGGCAGTGCACTAATGGAGATTCTGAGTTTGAGGGTCTGAAAAATGAGTTATCAGTTTTAAGCAGCAGACTGGAAGCACTTGGTATAGAACATAGCTTTCTTGATCATTCCATCAACTCATTGAGGAATGGAAACGAGGGACATCAATTCATTGAGGAGATAGCTGGTCACTTGCGGCAGTTGCATTTTATTTTGGATAGATCAAGTGGTGAACTTGCGCATAAATAA